The following DNA comes from Oceanispirochaeta sp..
TCTGCGGCAACACGCATGTCCGCCGCCGAAGGATCCCCGGGGGCGTCAGCAGCCCGTAGGACTGCCTGGGCCTTGTTGAGGGTCGCGCGGGGATTTCCTGGAACAGGACTCATATCCACCTTAATGCCGCCTCCGACAGCGTAGACCGCACCGTCCGGACCCCGATGTGTCGTCAGCTGGACACCGGAAGCAGCAGCCCCTCCCAGGCTCATCAGGTGGGCTTTTTCGTGGGCTCTGACCTCACGATCTCTGACTGCGGCTTCATCAGAGGATTTCAGCAGGTAGTCTGTACCGGAGATCGGTATGCCCTCTGCGCCCTTTGTACTTCCCGGGACTGGCTTTTCTTCAGACTTCGGGGTGTGACGCATGATCAGAACCTGCTCGGTTCTGGTCTCTTTTGACCCTGGAAGAGGATGTCGTCCGGGGATCACCGGACCCATACCGTAATCATTAGCGATGCGCATATCTACATTGTAATATTAGAATCAGTCAGATTCAACTTCAGTTGGCATTCAGTGAATTGCCGATAACAGGAGTTTGCGGGGTGGGAATCGGAATCCTGGTGGGCAAATAGAAATCTGAAAAGGAGCCGGTCTATTGGGCCTGCTCTTTCCAGATCAGTCTCTTCCCGGTGACCGGATCCGTTTCCTTTATCGGGACTGAGGCCGCCCGCTCTGCTGCAGCCGCATATTCAGCCTCCTCTCCCCGCAATAAATCGACCGTAGATCCCGCAACATAGGCGCCAACACAGTAAAAATCTCGGGACTGGCGGATATTAAAATGGCCCGTCCCGGCGGGAAGCAGTACAGCATCCCCGGCCTGGACCATCAGCTTCGGGCCGGAGGGACCACCGAGCTGCAGTTGGGCCTCTCCGGCATAGAACCCGAGCACCTCATGGGCGGTTGAGTGGAAATGATGGAATGAGTAGACTCCGTTGCGCCATTGCTGGGGCCAGTTGTTGCTGGCAAAAAGTTCCTCGAATAGTTCTGCTGATACTTCGTTTTTGCCGAAGACTCCCTTATAGAGCAGCACGGGACAGGCGCTGTTCGGAAAGGGGGGATGGGCGGGAATACTAATTTCTTCTACCTGCATGGAGATAGTATACTCCTGGTTTTACTTCCGTAAAAGAGGTTCCCGATTATCCTTTTTCTATCGGGAGCGACAGTTCCAGGTGATTATATGGCGGTGAAAGACCTAATAGATTTTATTTTCATTCTGAAGAGACAATCGTTATTTTCTCCAAAGTAAAAACTGCCGCATCCCATAGAATAATGCCAGACCAACCCCGGAATCAGTTGAGAAATAAATATATCAGTAAGTTTGTAAAGGATATGAAGAAATAGAAGGTTGTTTATTGATATCCCAAAATAGATACAATAGTGATGATTATTGTGTTATAAACCACTATCTAGGAGAAGAAATGGACAGGCAAACCCTGGTAAGGCAATTTTGTACTCCTCCACCACAGGAGGAGATCCCATTTGATCGAAAAGCCTTCGCTCATGCACAGGTTCAGGAAATTGTTTTTGAAGATAGAGTATTAAGAGCTTATTCATTGGGAACCGGCAGGGATGTACTGTTAGTTCATGGATGGGGTTCCCGGGCAAGCCATATGGCATTGCTGGCACGGTTTCTGGAAAGTAAGGGGTTTCATGTTCTGGTATTTGATGCTCCAGCCCATGGAGATTCTAAAAAATCAGACAGGACAGATGTGTCCAGTATGTTTGAATTCGGCAGAGCGATTGCCTGTGTTGCAGAAACACTGAATGATCTATTTGCAGTGATAGGACACTCCCTGGGAGCCCTTGCCGCCGGGTTTGTAGCAGCTGGAACAGGACAGTTCTCACAGTATCAAATTTCTACAAAGAACCTTGTTCTCATAAGTGCCCCTGAGAATCTATCAACAGTTCTGAAGAATTATTGTAAAAATAGAAATGAGATGACCACCCTTGATGATCTGACTAAGGGTTTAGAAGACGCATTTAATTTCAAAGTTGATGATTACCATTTATCATCAGCTGTAAGCCAGATAAATGATCCCATACTGATCGCTCACGATAAGCTGGATGAAGAAATTCCTGTTTCTGATGCCCATTCTCTGAAGGAATCTAATGTAAATGCTGACCTGAAATTGACGAATGGTTTGGGTCATAACAAGATATTGGCAAGCCGGGGAATGTTTCAATCGATCTTTGATTTTTTATCATAGGACAAAGCAATGGGTTACGCGACTCTAAGATGAAATTCCTATTCTCCAGCCTTTCTGCCTCGAGGTTTCAATATCATGGAGAACACTATTCCATATTTCCTACCCAGTTGAATCCCTCTCGATAATACTGCAGCTCATGAGCATATCGTGTTTTTCAGGTATGTATTTCTTTTCAATCATATCCAGCATTATGTTTGCTGCCGAACGTCCGATTTCAAAAAGCGGCAGGTTCACAGTGGTAAGTTTCGGACGGCAGACATCGGCAATTTCTCTATTGTCAAAGCCAACAAGATCAAGTTCTTTACCTATTTCAATCCTGTTTTGATTGCAGTAATCTATAACTCCAATGGCAATTAAATCGTTATGTGCAAAGATAGCAGTAGCACCAGCTTCAATCAATCTTTGAGTATTCTGGTAGCCATGCTCTCTCTCCCATTCTCCGAAAGATGTTAGATTTGGATTATAGGGAATATTTGATTCGTAAAGAGCTTCCTGAAACCCCAGCAGCCGGTTGTTTGTATGCAAAGAGTTTATATCTCCCGCAAGGACTCCAATGTTCCTGTGTCCTTTGGAAATCAGGAATTCAGCAACTTTTTTTGCTGCCTCCCGGTCATTATAATTCACTGATGGGATATCTTGTTCTTCACTGAAACAGTACATGCATACAAAGCGAATATCGTCCTGTGGTTTCAAGTATGCTACGGCGTGGCTATGACAGCCAACATACAGGATTCCGTCAACCTGTTTGGAAAGCATATCATCAAGGACTGACTGAACAAGCTGTTCTTTCTCCTTTGCATAAATGGGGTTATGGCCGAATCTTTTATTGAAACGGAGATTTCCAAGGATGTAGTGGTAATCCCGTTCATCACAGCTGACACCGATTCCATCAACGATCTTTGGTGTATTGAATACGGTGAGGTCTTCAGTAATGATTCCAAGAGTCCGGCTGTTTCCAGTCTTCAAATGCCTGGCGTTCAGGTTGGGTCTGTAATTCAGTTCTTTTGCAACTGCCTGAACTTTTTTCTGTGTCTTTGTGCTAACCCCTGACTGTCCGTTTAATACTTTAGATACAGTTGCTATTGATACGCCGACTTTTTCCGATATCTCTTTAATTGTTGCCAATAGACTTCCTCAATTGAATCACAGGATTGTTTTGATTTTTTAAACCTAACTTTATTAAACGTTTACTTATTTTAAACTCACCATCTGAGGGTTTCAACTGAAAAAGAAGAAAAACCTGCAATATTTAATAAAAAAAGACATTTACAAAAATAAAAACCGGGTGTAATGTAAATTAAATATTAAACGTTTAATATAAATGTTGGTCATACCGCCTTGTGTTGCAATTAGTATGAAACGTTTAACAATCTAGGAGAGTCTTTATGCAGAAGGGATATTTTCATTCATTGCCATTGAGCACAATAACAATTCACGATCCCTTATTCAGTCACTATGTTCAGATCATTTCTGATTCAGCTATACCCTACCAGTGGGAAATCCTTAACGACCGGATAGAGGGTGTGGAACGATCTCACTGTCTGGAAAATTTCAGAATTGCCGCCGGAGAAAAGAACGGAAACCACTATGGCACTGTCTTTTTGGACTCTGATGCCTACAAATGGCTTGAAGCAGTTGCCTACTGTATTGAAAGTGGAAATGGTGATCACCTCATTGAAAACGCTGACAAATTGATCGATATAATTGCAAATGCTCAGCAGCAGGATGGTTACCTGAATACCTATTTTACAATAAAGTATCCCGACAAACGCTGGACTAACCTTCTGGAAGGTCACGAATTATACTGTGCCGGCCACTTGATCGAAGCGGCAGTTGCTTATTATACGGCAACCGGTAAAAAGATTTTATTAGATACGGCATGCCGCTTTGCAGATTTAATCAGTCAGACCTTCGGCCCGGAAGAGGGCCAGCATCCCGGCTACCCGGGACATCAGGAAATAGAACTGGCTTTGGTCAAACTTTACAGGATAACTCAGAAGTCTTCTTATCTTGATACAGCAAAGCATTTTATATCTCAAAGAGGTCATGAAGATAATTATTTTTATGAAGAGATAGAGAGGCGTGAAGGGAAGGGGATATTTCCGGAATTTTCAAATTATAATCTCAAGTATTCCCAGACACATATGCCTCCTGTACAGCAGGATTGTATCGAAGGGCATGCCGTTCGTGCCATGTACATGTGTTCTGCCATGGCTGATCTGGCTCAGGAGTGCGGGGATGCGGATTTAGCAAATGCTGCTGGCAGACTGTGGAGCAGCACAACAGAAAAGCGTATGTATATCACTGGTGGCGTGGGATCATCAGGTTTTTTAGAGCGTTTCACTGTTGATTATGACCTGCCTAGTGACACAACCTATTGTGAGACCTGTGCTTCTGTCGGCCTGATGATGTTCGGACAGCGTATGGCATCTCTTACTGGAAACGCCTCCTATTATGATATTGTGGAAAAGGCCCTTTTCAATACGGTTCTGGCTGGAATCAGTGCCGATGGGCGACAGTACTTTTATGTAAATCCCCTTGAAGTCTGGCCGGAAAACTGCCTTGCCTCAACATCGATGGGTCATGTAAAACCAGTCAGACAGGATTGGTACAGTGTCGCCTGCTGTCCTACGAATATTGCCCGGACTCTGGCCTCTCTTGGACAATACATATATGCAAGCGATGGTCATGCTCTGTTTATTAACCAGTTTATATCTTCCAGTATTACTCTGCAGGAAAATGACAATTCTGTTCGGATGGATGCTGATCTGTTTAAAAAAGGCAGTGTCACAATCACAGCTGATTCCGCCGTCAGAATCCATGTCCGGATACCCCGGTATTTCAAGAACGTGGCATATCAAATCAATGGCAGGGATGTATTTCCGGAAACTGTAAATGGATACGCCTGTCTGGAACTTCCAGAAGGCGGGGCAGTCGTGATCGGTGCCAGTGTTGAACCGGTCTGGATCTCATCAAACGATGAAGTCCGGGCCAACTCAGGAAAAGCCGCATTAACATACGGCCCTCTTATCTACTGCCTGGAAGAAACAGATAACAGGAAAAATCTGGCATCCTTCTACATCAATCCTGAATATCCTGTTCGCAGAGCAGAAGAAATGATCCAATTGCCCGGAGAACTGCCGTTTCTTGAGTATGAGGGAGTCAGAATTGAAAACGGAGTGTCCCAATTGTACGGATCTCCGGATTACAGAATCATACCGGAAAAAATCAGGGCCGTGCCCTACAGCTTGTGGTGCAACAGAACTCCTGGTGAAATGATTGTGTGGCAGAAGGTTCGAATTTAAATAGGGGATATACAGCCAATAGGGTTGTAGTATTATACATTTTATGAGTGGAGGAAATCATGAAAAAGAGAGTATTAGCTGTTCTGCTGCTAATGAGCGTCGTTCTGATCAACGGTCTGTTTGCTGCTGGAAAACAGGATGCCGGTGGGAGTACAGATGGAAAAGTGAATGTCATTTATTCCTTCTGGGGAACCCCGGATGAAGGTAAGGCAGTACAGTCTGTTGCTGACAAATTCAATGGAGAACAGGACCGTATTGAAGTTGAGGTTATGTCGATAAACCACGATTCATATGTCACGAAACTCAACACGATGGCTGTTGCCAAACAGCTTCCTGACTGCGGTATCATGAGTGAAGCCGGTGTTCTTCAGTTTGCTGAAAGCGGATTGCTGGCCGATGTTTCAGGAATGTATGGACCAAATGATTCAAAACCTCTGGATAGTCTTACATTCAAGTATGACAACAAACCCATTGCCTATTCTGCAGCCAATGAAATCCTGCTGATGTACTACAACAAAGACATGTTCGACAAAGCCGGGGTTGCCTATCCACCAAGTGCTGCGGAGAAAGCCTGGACATGGGATGAATTTGTCGAGACAGCGAAACTTCTAACATTTGATTCAAAAGGCAACAATGCCAAGTCTGCAAACTTTGATGCAAACAGTATCGTTCAGTATGGAATTATGGTCGAAAACCTCACCTGGCAGTTGGAAACCTGGTGCTTGAGCAACGGTGGAGGCTTCTTCAACAGTGATGGTTCAGACATTGCAATCAGCAAACCTGCTTCCATTGAAGCTATTCAGAAAATCGCAGATCTATACCTCGTTGATAAGGTTGCCCCCCTGTCTGTAGGTCTGACTGATGATGGTGTTCAGAGATCACTTATCGCGGGTACCTGTGCTATGACAACCAACGGTCAATGGAATATCGGAACCTGTCTGGCTTCTGCCAGGGACGAGGGGCTGAACTATGGTGTAGCTGTTCTTCCATATATGAAAGAGAAAGTGACAATTTGTACCGGTGGACCCAATGTTGTTTTCAGTCAGAGCAAACACCAGGCTGAGGCTATGGAATGGGTGAAGTGGTATGCTAAGGAAGAAAACAGCTGGAATCTCATAGAACTGGGTATCTGGATGCCGGTACTGGAAGAATGGTACACCGATGAAGCGAAGACTCACAAATGGGTTGATAATCCGAATTTCCCTCCCTATGATGAGTACAAATCTGCAGTCGTTGATTATGCTTTGAATTATTCAAGATCCGCAGCCTGGTACTATGTAAACAATACTGTTGATTTCAATACTTTGTTGGGGTCTCTGCTGGGTGATGTCTGGGTAGGTAATAAAACAGCCAAAGAGGTCATCTCTGAAAAGGCGGATGCACTGCGCAGCGCCTATCAGTATGGCGGTTAAGGCTTCTGATTTCATACTTTTTTGAATACAGGGGAACGGTTGGACTTCCATCGTTTCCCTGTACTATCATGTCAACTCAGGAAGAACTGTATGCTACAAATTAAAAAAAGTAATAGATCAAGTCGCCTGCAGATGAGAAAGCAGGAATCCAGAACAGCCTATCTCTGCTTACTGCCGGCCATTATAGGTCTGGTTTTTATCACATATCTGCCCCTCTTAAGCGCTTTTATTCTTGGTTTTTTTAAATGGGGTAAGGGAGCAATTGTTCCGGTATTCATAGGCCTTGATAATTATAAACGGCTTTTTACTTCTGATCCTTATTTTCTGGATTCCATTAGAGTCACGGTCTATTTTTCTATCCTGGCAGTGATCGGTTGTCTTATTTTCTCCCTCTTTATTGCTATTCTTTTGAACAGAAAAGTTCCCGCCCGAGGATTTTTCAGGGCTGTTTTCTATCTTCCCTATATCCTGCCTTCCATTGCAGTATATATAGGATGGTCCTGGCTTTATGAATCGAATTTCGGTCTTTTCAACTATATCCTCACTCTCCTGGGGGTTAGTAAAATCCAGTTTTTAGCCGATTCAAAATATGTCATTCCCTCCCTGGCCCTTATTGCGGTATGGCTGTCAGGCAATCTCATTGTTATTTTTTTAGCGGGACTTCAGAATGTTCCCCGGGTCTATTATGAAGCTTCGGAAATAGACGGTGCAAACGGATTTCAGAGGTTTCTTCATGTGACATTGCCCTCGATGACACCCATCATATTCTACAATCTTTTGATGTCTCTTATAATCAATATGCAGATTGTCGTACCTGCCCTTGCCCTGACAAATGGTGGTCCGGGAACGTCTTCAACTTTTATCACCTATCTAATGTACCGCTATGCCTTTATCAGCAATCAACTAGGTTATGCCTGTTCCATCTCCTTTATCTTTTTCATCATCATCGCCGTGTTCACACTTATACTGTTTGCAACCAGCAAAAGCTGGATTTACTACGAAGGAGACGAATAAGAATGGCTGTAAAATCAAGGGGGAGCCATGGCCGTCAGGAATGGAGAATGAATTCTTCAGCATTTGTAATTTTAGTCATTCTGACTGCTGTCGTCATGTTGCCCATATGGTGGATGTTCCGCTCAAGTTTGATGACCAACACCGAATTATATGCTTTTCCACCGGCCTTCTTTCCGAAGAACTGGTTATTTAAAAATTATGTCAAAACATTGGAGTACTTCCCATTCTGGAAATATCTGCGTAATACAGTGATGATTATCTTTCCCTCTTTACTGGGAGGAACTGTAACAGCAACAATGGCGGGTTATGCCTTTGCCCGGTTGCGTTTCCGTGGAAAAGACTTTTTGTTCTCACTCTGTGTGGGGTCAATGCTGCTGCCGCTGATGGTCACCCTGGTTCCTCTTTATACAATGTGGACCAGAGGATTCCATCTCGTTGACAGCTATCTGCCCTTGATCATCCCCCATTTCTGCGGGGGGGGAGCTTTTAATATTTTCCTGATTCGCCAGTTCATCAGAAGTATTCCGAGAGAATTGGACGAAGCGGCAACAATAGATGGAGCCAGTTATTTTAGAATCCTGGTCAGTATTATAATGCCGGCCATTAAATCGGCTATGATTGTTGTGTCTCTTCTCCTGTTTATTTTCCTCTGGAATGATCTGCTGCATCAAATGATCTATATCAATTCCCAGGATAAATTTACTATAGCCGTCGGCCTTTCTCAGTTCAAGGGGTCATTGGGTTCTGACTGGTCAATGATCATGAGTGCAACCTGCATTTCCTTTGTTCCCGGAATCCTCTTCTACCTTGTCGGTCAGAGGTATTTCGTTGAAGGTATTGTCATGACTGGTTTGAAAAATTAGAGGTATAAGGATGAAGGACAGAATCATTGTTCATAAAGAGTACAGGATTTACAGCCGGCTCTTCCGTTCCTTATATTGATGCAGCAGCCGTATACAATGAAGAGGATGGATGTCTCTCCTGCTTTATTGTAAACAGAGACATTGAATCCCAGCGGGAACTGGAAATGGTTCTGGAACATTTCAATCCCCTTGCCATTGATCAGAAGTTCATTATGCAACATAGGGATTCAAAGGCCGGAAACAGCGCTGAACTTCCCGAAGAAGTGATTCCGGCTGTTTCAAAAGTGTTTTCTCTCCAGGGCAATGTGCTTCATGGCGGACTCCTTTTCAGAAAAAAACAGGGTACCAGCCCTTCCTATCTGCTGAAAGGCCCACCGTATACCTCAGCGGAGACACTCTATAAACATATTCAAAAAAGAAATTATTAAAGAGAATAAAGCCTGATTTCATCATCGCCAATGGCGATGGTGCCAGAATGAAGCTTCTTGGAAAGATCACAATGATCATCTTTTCTATACAATATTGGTTTATCTTTGAATAGATTTCATACACAATGAAATATTGTTAAAAGGTTAAATCAAGCTATGGAGTTATGCAATGACAAAATTCGATGCTTTTTTTGCTTCGGTTTACTGGAATCGCTATGCCGGAATTGATTTTACCCAGAAATCACTCGGAGATCCTGCCATTCAGATAGAACATCAAAGGCGCCGTCAGCTTCACTGCATAGAGAAATGGGAAATTTTGGGCATACCAATATGTTTGGCCGATAAGCAGAATGCAGGAACTATACCAGCTGTGGTTTCTGGCTATGGTGTAGCCACAATCTCCATGATATTCGGGTGTAAGGGTATATTCACCGAAGGGCTTGATCCCTATGCGGAATCCCTCAATCTCACTGATAAGGCCATAATGGCTTTAACGCCTCAAACTGACTATAGCCGCAATCCCGTTATGCAGGACCTTGAATCTCAGGCAGCCTGGCTGGTGAAGACCCATGGTAAGGCATGCATTAACATCAATATGCAGAGTGTACCGAATATCGCCTTCAAACTGCGTGGGGATCAACTGATGTTTGATTTTTATGACAA
Coding sequences within:
- a CDS encoding carbohydrate ABC transporter permease translates to MLQIKKSNRSSRLQMRKQESRTAYLCLLPAIIGLVFITYLPLLSAFILGFFKWGKGAIVPVFIGLDNYKRLFTSDPYFLDSIRVTVYFSILAVIGCLIFSLFIAILLNRKVPARGFFRAVFYLPYILPSIAVYIGWSWLYESNFGLFNYILTLLGVSKIQFLADSKYVIPSLALIAVWLSGNLIVIFLAGLQNVPRVYYEASEIDGANGFQRFLHVTLPSMTPIIFYNLLMSLIINMQIVVPALALTNGGPGTSSTFITYLMYRYAFISNQLGYACSISFIFFIIIAVFTLILFATSKSWIYYEGDE
- a CDS encoding alpha/beta fold hydrolase, encoding MDRQTLVRQFCTPPPQEEIPFDRKAFAHAQVQEIVFEDRVLRAYSLGTGRDVLLVHGWGSRASHMALLARFLESKGFHVLVFDAPAHGDSKKSDRTDVSSMFEFGRAIACVAETLNDLFAVIGHSLGALAAGFVAAGTGQFSQYQISTKNLVLISAPENLSTVLKNYCKNRNEMTTLDDLTKGLEDAFNFKVDDYHLSSAVSQINDPILIAHDKLDEEIPVSDAHSLKESNVNADLKLTNGLGHNKILASRGMFQSIFDFLS
- a CDS encoding LacI family DNA-binding transcriptional regulator → MATIKEISEKVGVSIATVSKVLNGQSGVSTKTQKKVQAVAKELNYRPNLNARHLKTGNSRTLGIITEDLTVFNTPKIVDGIGVSCDERDYHYILGNLRFNKRFGHNPIYAKEKEQLVQSVLDDMLSKQVDGILYVGCHSHAVAYLKPQDDIRFVCMYCFSEEQDIPSVNYNDREAAKKVAEFLISKGHRNIGVLAGDINSLHTNNRLLGFQEALYESNIPYNPNLTSFGEWEREHGYQNTQRLIEAGATAIFAHNDLIAIGVIDYCNQNRIEIGKELDLVGFDNREIADVCRPKLTTVNLPLFEIGRSAANIMLDMIEKKYIPEKHDMLMSCSIIERDSTG
- a CDS encoding putative metalloprotease CJM1_0395 family protein, encoding MRIANDYGMGPVIPGRHPLPGSKETRTEQVLIMRHTPKSEEKPVPGSTKGAEGIPISGTDYLLKSSDEAAVRDREVRAHEKAHLMSLGGAAASGVQLTTHRGPDGAVYAVGGGIKVDMSPVPGNPRATLNKAQAVLRAADAPGDPSAADMRVAAEAYRMVRDARENILEEGILA
- a CDS encoding beta-L-arabinofuranosidase domain-containing protein; this encodes MQKGYFHSLPLSTITIHDPLFSHYVQIISDSAIPYQWEILNDRIEGVERSHCLENFRIAAGEKNGNHYGTVFLDSDAYKWLEAVAYCIESGNGDHLIENADKLIDIIANAQQQDGYLNTYFTIKYPDKRWTNLLEGHELYCAGHLIEAAVAYYTATGKKILLDTACRFADLISQTFGPEEGQHPGYPGHQEIELALVKLYRITQKSSYLDTAKHFISQRGHEDNYFYEEIERREGKGIFPEFSNYNLKYSQTHMPPVQQDCIEGHAVRAMYMCSAMADLAQECGDADLANAAGRLWSSTTEKRMYITGGVGSSGFLERFTVDYDLPSDTTYCETCASVGLMMFGQRMASLTGNASYYDIVEKALFNTVLAGISADGRQYFYVNPLEVWPENCLASTSMGHVKPVRQDWYSVACCPTNIARTLASLGQYIYASDGHALFINQFISSSITLQENDNSVRMDADLFKKGSVTITADSAVRIHVRIPRYFKNVAYQINGRDVFPETVNGYACLELPEGGAVVIGASVEPVWISSNDEVRANSGKAALTYGPLIYCLEETDNRKNLASFYINPEYPVRRAEEMIQLPGELPFLEYEGVRIENGVSQLYGSPDYRIIPEKIRAVPYSLWCNRTPGEMIVWQKVRI
- a CDS encoding carbohydrate ABC transporter permease codes for the protein MAVKSRGSHGRQEWRMNSSAFVILVILTAVVMLPIWWMFRSSLMTNTELYAFPPAFFPKNWLFKNYVKTLEYFPFWKYLRNTVMIIFPSLLGGTVTATMAGYAFARLRFRGKDFLFSLCVGSMLLPLMVTLVPLYTMWTRGFHLVDSYLPLIIPHFCGGGAFNIFLIRQFIRSIPRELDEAATIDGASYFRILVSIIMPAIKSAMIVVSLLLFIFLWNDLLHQMIYINSQDKFTIAVGLSQFKGSLGSDWSMIMSATCISFVPGILFYLVGQRYFVEGIVMTGLKN
- a CDS encoding sugar ABC transporter substrate-binding protein codes for the protein MKKRVLAVLLLMSVVLINGLFAAGKQDAGGSTDGKVNVIYSFWGTPDEGKAVQSVADKFNGEQDRIEVEVMSINHDSYVTKLNTMAVAKQLPDCGIMSEAGVLQFAESGLLADVSGMYGPNDSKPLDSLTFKYDNKPIAYSAANEILLMYYNKDMFDKAGVAYPPSAAEKAWTWDEFVETAKLLTFDSKGNNAKSANFDANSIVQYGIMVENLTWQLETWCLSNGGGFFNSDGSDIAISKPASIEAIQKIADLYLVDKVAPLSVGLTDDGVQRSLIAGTCAMTTNGQWNIGTCLASARDEGLNYGVAVLPYMKEKVTICTGGPNVVFSQSKHQAEAMEWVKWYAKEENSWNLIELGIWMPVLEEWYTDEAKTHKWVDNPNFPPYDEYKSAVVDYALNYSRSAAWYYVNNTVDFNTLLGSLLGDVWVGNKTAKEVISEKADALRSAYQYGG